Proteins from a single region of Pseudomonas quebecensis:
- a CDS encoding succinylglutamate desuccinylase/aspartoacylase family protein, with the protein MRHRIHQLIAPVPGTARQIHSFHFGPEHSHGKVYLQASLHADELPGMLVAWHLKARLAELAAAGRLRSEIVLVPVANPAGLEQVLMDTPLGRYELESGQNFNRLFVDLSDEVGNQVQALLGDDPQHNVRVIRAALVSTLAGQSATTQLQSQRLVLQRLACDADLVLDLHCDFEAVAHLYTTPEAWPQVEALARYLGSEANLLATDSGGQSFDECFSLVWWQLQQRFGARFPIPLGSLSVTVELRGQGDVNHGLASLDSQAIIDYLIRFGAIAGDAPPLPELPYPATPLAGVEPVATPVGGLLVFAALPGEYLEAGQLLAEIIDPITDRVTPVRCRTAGLLYARSLRRMATAGMVIGHVAGTEAYRSGYLLSP; encoded by the coding sequence ATGCGTCATCGGATTCATCAATTGATCGCGCCGGTGCCCGGCACCGCGCGGCAGATCCACAGTTTTCACTTTGGCCCGGAACACAGCCACGGCAAGGTCTACCTCCAGGCGTCGCTGCATGCCGACGAATTGCCGGGCATGCTGGTGGCCTGGCATTTAAAGGCGCGCCTGGCCGAACTGGCCGCCGCCGGGCGCCTGCGCAGCGAAATCGTGTTGGTGCCGGTCGCCAACCCGGCGGGCCTGGAACAGGTGTTGATGGACACCCCGCTGGGCCGCTATGAACTGGAGAGCGGACAGAACTTCAATCGGCTGTTCGTCGACCTCAGTGACGAGGTAGGCAATCAGGTCCAAGCGTTGCTCGGCGACGATCCGCAGCACAACGTGCGAGTGATCCGTGCCGCCCTGGTCAGCACCCTGGCCGGGCAAAGCGCAACGACCCAGTTGCAGTCCCAGCGCCTGGTGCTGCAACGCCTGGCCTGCGACGCCGATCTGGTGCTGGACCTGCACTGCGATTTCGAAGCGGTGGCGCATCTGTACACCACACCTGAAGCCTGGCCCCAGGTCGAAGCGTTGGCGCGCTACCTTGGCTCGGAGGCCAACCTGCTGGCCACGGACTCGGGCGGCCAGTCCTTCGACGAATGCTTCAGCCTGGTGTGGTGGCAGTTGCAGCAGCGCTTCGGCGCGCGGTTTCCGATCCCCTTGGGCAGTTTGTCGGTGACCGTCGAACTGCGCGGCCAGGGCGACGTCAACCATGGCCTGGCGAGCCTCGACAGCCAGGCGATCATCGATTATCTGATCCGCTTCGGCGCCATCGCCGGCGACGCACCGCCCCTGCCCGAGCTGCCCTACCCGGCCACCCCGCTGGCCGGCGTGGAGCCGGTGGCCACGCCGGTGGGCGGCTTGCTGGTGTTTGCCGCCCTACCCGGCGAGTACCTGGAAGCCGGGCAATTGCTCGCTGAAATCATCGACCCCATTACCGACCGCGTAACGCCCGTGCGCTGCCGCACGGCCGGCCTGCTTTACGCCCGTTCGCTGCGCCGCATGGCCACTGCCGGGATGGTCATCGGCCATGTCGCAGGCACCGAAGCCTACCGCAGCGGCTATCTACTTTCGCCTTGA
- a CDS encoding transporter substrate-binding domain-containing protein, with protein MKKALLTLSALALCMAAGTALAKEYKELRFGVDPSYAPFESKAADGSLVGFDIDLGNAICAELKVKCKWVESDFDGMIPGLKANKFDGVISSMTVTDARMKAIDFSNELFSGPTSLVFKKGAGYSTPESLKGKTVGYEQGTIQEAYAKAVLDKAGVTTKAYANQDQVYADLTSGRLDASVQDMLQAELGFLKSPAGAGYEVSAAIDDPLLPSKTAVGIKKGNTELKALLDKGIKALHDDGTYATIQKKHFGDLNLYSGK; from the coding sequence ATGAAAAAAGCATTGCTGACCCTTTCTGCACTGGCTCTGTGCATGGCCGCCGGTACCGCGCTGGCCAAGGAATACAAGGAATTGCGTTTTGGTGTCGACCCGTCCTACGCCCCGTTCGAATCCAAGGCGGCCGACGGCAGCCTGGTGGGCTTCGATATCGACTTGGGCAATGCCATCTGCGCCGAGCTGAAGGTCAAGTGCAAGTGGGTCGAAAGCGATTTCGACGGCATGATTCCGGGTCTCAAGGCCAACAAATTCGACGGCGTGATTTCGTCCATGACCGTCACCGATGCCCGCATGAAGGCCATCGACTTCTCCAACGAGCTGTTCTCCGGCCCGACCTCGCTGGTGTTCAAGAAAGGCGCGGGCTACTCCACGCCGGAGTCGCTCAAGGGCAAAACCGTTGGCTACGAGCAAGGCACCATTCAGGAAGCCTACGCCAAGGCCGTACTGGATAAAGCCGGTGTAACCACCAAGGCCTACGCGAACCAGGACCAGGTTTACGCTGACTTGACCTCCGGCCGCCTCGACGCTTCGGTACAAGACATGCTGCAAGCCGAACTGGGCTTTTTGAAGTCGCCGGCCGGCGCCGGCTATGAAGTCAGCGCGGCCATCGACGACCCTTTGCTGCCGTCCAAAACCGCCGTCGGTATCAAAAAAGGTAACACTGAGTTGAAGGCCCTTTTGGATAAAGGTATCAAAGCGTTACACGATGATGGCACCTACGCCACCATTCAGAAGAAACACTTTGGCGATCTGAACCTGTACAGCGGCAAATAA
- a CDS encoding ABC transporter permease, producing MIELLQEYWRPFLYSDGQHVTGLAMTLWLLSAALVIGFLVSIPLSIARVSRNPLVRWPVQFYTYLFRGTPLYIQLLICYTGIYSIAAVRAQPVLDAFFRDAMNCTILAFALNTCAYTTEIFAGAIRSMAHGEVEAAKAYGLSGWKLYAYVIMPSALRRSLPYYSNEVILMLHSTTVAFTATIPDILKVARDANSATFMTFQSFGIAALIYLTVTFALVGLFRLAERRWLAFLGPSH from the coding sequence ATGATCGAACTCCTGCAGGAATACTGGCGCCCGTTTCTGTATAGCGACGGCCAGCACGTCACCGGCCTGGCCATGACCCTGTGGCTGCTCAGCGCCGCACTGGTCATCGGGTTTCTGGTGTCGATCCCGCTGTCCATTGCCCGCGTCTCGCGCAACCCGCTGGTGCGCTGGCCGGTGCAGTTCTACACCTACCTGTTTCGCGGCACGCCGCTCTATATACAGCTGCTGATCTGCTACACCGGCATCTACAGCATTGCCGCCGTGCGCGCGCAACCGGTGCTGGACGCGTTTTTCCGCGATGCGATGAACTGCACCATCCTGGCCTTTGCCCTCAACACCTGCGCCTACACCACGGAGATCTTCGCCGGCGCGATCCGCAGCATGGCCCACGGCGAGGTCGAAGCCGCCAAGGCCTACGGGCTCAGCGGCTGGAAGCTGTATGCCTACGTGATCATGCCCTCGGCGCTGCGCCGGTCGCTGCCGTACTACAGCAACGAAGTGATCCTGATGCTGCACTCGACCACAGTGGCGTTTACCGCGACGATTCCGGACATCCTCAAGGTGGCTCGGGACGCCAACTCGGCCACCTTTATGACCTTTCAGTCATTCGGTATTGCCGCGCTGATCTACCTGACCGTGACCTTCGCCCTGGTCGGCCTGTTTCGCCTGGCGGAGCGGCGTTGGCTGGCGTTTCTCGGCCCCAGCCACTAA
- a CDS encoding ABC transporter permease codes for MFEELLQTLGLSALSLKGFGPLLLQGTWMTIKLSVLSLAVSVLLGLLGASAKLSSLPFLRIPAQLYTTLIRGVPDLVLMLLIFYSLQTWLTGLTDLMEWEYIEIDPFSAGVITLGFIYGAYFTETFRGAILAVPRGQLEAATAYGLKRGQRFRYVTFPQMMRFALPGIGNNWMVMLKATALVSIIGLADLVKAAQDAGKSTYQLFYFLVLAALIYLLITSASNFVLRRLERRYSAGAREAVR; via the coding sequence ATGTTCGAAGAACTGTTGCAAACCCTCGGGCTGAGCGCACTCAGCTTGAAGGGTTTCGGCCCGCTGTTGCTGCAAGGCACCTGGATGACCATCAAATTGTCGGTGCTGTCCCTGGCCGTCAGCGTATTGCTGGGGTTGCTCGGCGCCAGCGCCAAACTGTCCAGCCTGCCCTTTCTGCGTATCCCCGCGCAGCTCTACACCACGCTGATCCGCGGCGTACCCGACCTGGTGCTGATGCTGTTGATTTTCTACAGCCTGCAAACCTGGCTCACTGGTCTGACCGACTTGATGGAATGGGAGTACATCGAGATCGACCCATTCAGCGCCGGGGTAATCACCCTGGGCTTTATCTACGGTGCCTACTTCACCGAGACGTTTCGCGGCGCGATTCTCGCCGTACCCCGTGGCCAACTGGAAGCCGCCACCGCCTACGGGCTCAAGCGCGGCCAGCGGTTTCGCTACGTGACTTTCCCGCAGATGATGCGCTTTGCCCTGCCGGGCATCGGCAATAACTGGATGGTGATGCTCAAGGCCACCGCGCTGGTGTCGATCATCGGCCTGGCGGACTTGGTCAAGGCGGCACAGGATGCCGGCAAAAGCACTTATCAGCTGTTCTACTTCCTGGTACTGGCCGCGTTGATCTACCTGTTGATCACCAGTGCCTCCAACTTTGTCCTGCGCCGTCTTGAACGCCGCTACTCCGCTGGCGCCCGGGAGGCCGTGCGATGA